Proteins encoded by one window of Deinococcus radiodurans R1 = ATCC 13939 = DSM 20539:
- the trmD gene encoding tRNA (guanosine(37)-N1)-methyltransferase TrmD: protein MLTFSFLTLFPELLTPFAQEAIVGKARERGLIDVRLVNLRDYAQNKHLKVDDTPYGGGAGMVIRVDVAARALDAACQAGPRPDEVILFTPAGERFTQQVAEELANKQHLVFLCGRYEGFDARVEGLVTRELSLGDFVMMGGEAAAACVLEAVARLRPGVLGDEASHQQDSFSSGLLDYPEYTRPPEWEGHSVPDVLRGGNHAAVARWRRDQALERTLRRRPDLLPGAGLTPQDSAALLALGVTPEQLSIWDAPPPPAPKVRRKKKPSAEDKAPTDTSSE, encoded by the coding sequence GTGCTGACCTTTTCTTTTTTGACGCTCTTTCCCGAACTGCTCACCCCCTTCGCGCAGGAAGCCATCGTGGGCAAGGCGCGGGAACGGGGTCTGATAGACGTGCGGCTGGTCAACCTGCGCGACTACGCCCAGAACAAGCATCTCAAGGTGGACGACACGCCCTATGGCGGCGGCGCGGGCATGGTCATCCGGGTGGACGTGGCGGCGCGCGCTCTGGACGCCGCGTGTCAGGCGGGGCCGCGGCCCGACGAGGTGATTTTGTTCACCCCAGCGGGCGAGCGCTTTACCCAGCAGGTGGCCGAGGAGCTGGCGAACAAACAGCACCTCGTCTTTCTCTGTGGCCGTTACGAGGGCTTCGACGCGCGGGTCGAGGGACTCGTCACCCGCGAACTGAGCCTCGGCGACTTCGTGATGATGGGCGGCGAGGCGGCGGCGGCCTGCGTGCTCGAAGCGGTGGCCCGGCTGCGGCCCGGCGTGCTCGGCGACGAGGCGTCGCACCAGCAGGACTCCTTTTCCAGCGGTTTGCTCGACTACCCCGAGTACACCCGTCCCCCTGAGTGGGAAGGCCACAGCGTGCCCGACGTGCTGCGCGGCGGCAACCACGCGGCGGTGGCCCGCTGGCGGCGCGACCAGGCGTTGGAACGCACCCTGCGCCGCCGTCCCGACCTGCTGCCCGGCGCCGGCCTGACGCCGCAGGACAGTGCGGCCCTGCTGGCACTGGGCGTGACCCCCGAACAGCTCAGCATCTGGGACGCGCCGCCCCCACCCGCGCCAAAGGTTCGCCGCAAAAAGAAGCCGTCGGCTGAGGACAAGGCCCCGACGGACACTTCTAGCGAGTAA
- a CDS encoding DUF3809 domain-containing protein produces MILSAEQSFTLRHPHGQAAALAFVREPAAALAGVRFLRGLDSDGEQVWGELLVTVPLLGEVDLPFRSEIVRTPQGAELRPLTLTGERAWVAVSGQATAAEGGEMAFAFQFQAHLATPEAEGWGGAAFEKMVQAAAGRTLERVAKALPEGLAAGLPPA; encoded by the coding sequence GTGATTCTGAGTGCCGAGCAGTCGTTTACCTTGCGCCACCCCCACGGGCAGGCGGCGGCGCTCGCCTTCGTACGTGAACCCGCTGCCGCGCTCGCCGGGGTGCGCTTTTTGCGCGGGCTGGACTCGGACGGCGAGCAGGTCTGGGGCGAACTGCTGGTCACGGTGCCGCTGCTGGGCGAGGTGGACCTGCCCTTTCGCAGCGAAATTGTCCGCACGCCGCAGGGCGCCGAGTTGCGTCCGCTCACGCTGACCGGCGAACGCGCCTGGGTCGCGGTGTCGGGGCAGGCGACGGCGGCTGAGGGCGGCGAGATGGCCTTCGCCTTTCAGTTTCAGGCCCACCTCGCTACGCCCGAGGCCGAGGGCTGGGGCGGCGCGGCCTTTGAAAAGATGGTGCAGGCGGCGGCGGGCCGGACGCTGGAGCGCGTGGCGAAGGCGCTGCCGGAGGGGCTGGCAGCGGGACTGCCCCCGGCCTGA
- the rplT gene encoding 50S ribosomal protein L20 produces the protein MPRAKTGIVRRRRHKKVLKRAKGFWGSRSKQYRNAFQTLLNAATYEYRDRRNKKRDFRRLWIQRINAGARLHGMNYSTFINGLKRANIDLNRKVLADIAAREPEAFKALVDASRNARQ, from the coding sequence ATGCCACGCGCCAAAACCGGGATTGTCCGTCGCCGCCGCCACAAGAAGGTCCTCAAGCGCGCCAAGGGCTTCTGGGGCAGCCGCTCTAAGCAGTACCGCAACGCCTTCCAGACGCTGCTCAACGCTGCCACTTACGAGTACCGTGACCGCCGCAACAAGAAGCGCGACTTCCGCCGCCTGTGGATTCAGCGCATCAACGCGGGCGCCCGCCTGCACGGCATGAACTACTCGACTTTCATCAACGGTCTGAAGCGCGCGAACATCGACCTGAACCGCAAGGTCCTGGCTGACATCGCCGCCCGCGAACCCGAAGCCTTCAAGGCGCTCGTGGACGCTTCGCGCAACGCTCGTCAATAA
- a CDS encoding aspartate-semialdehyde dehydrogenase encodes MRVAIVGATGAVGHELLKVLETSSLDFSELQLYASPRSAGSTLEFRGQPLTVQATPDGALPADLVLASAGGSISKEKAPRWVEGGAVVIDNSSAFRYDDDVPLVVPEVNGEAALGHKGIIANPNCTTAIAVVAVAPIHRKYGVKRMIVSTYQATSGAGQKGMDELLTETHKVLHGQDAGHHEFVHPIPFNVIPHIDVFQDNGYTKEEMKVVWETRKIMGDESLQISCTAVRIPTLRTHSEAITLELERPATPEAIRELLATAAGVEVRDDPSAKLYPMPLTASGKYDVEVGRIRQSLVFDGGIELFVAGDQLLKGAALNAVQIAEDLQRRGGLKVQRG; translated from the coding sequence ATGCGCGTCGCCATTGTGGGAGCCACCGGGGCCGTCGGCCACGAACTGCTGAAGGTGCTTGAAACCTCAAGTCTCGACTTCAGCGAACTGCAACTCTACGCCTCGCCGCGCAGCGCGGGCAGCACGCTGGAGTTTCGCGGGCAGCCGCTGACGGTGCAGGCCACGCCGGACGGCGCCCTGCCCGCCGACCTCGTGCTCGCCTCGGCGGGCGGGTCCATCAGCAAGGAAAAGGCCCCGCGCTGGGTGGAAGGCGGCGCCGTCGTCATCGACAATTCCAGCGCCTTTCGCTACGACGACGACGTGCCGCTCGTCGTGCCCGAGGTCAATGGTGAAGCGGCCCTGGGGCACAAGGGCATTATCGCCAACCCCAACTGCACCACCGCCATCGCCGTGGTCGCCGTCGCGCCGATTCACCGCAAGTACGGCGTCAAGCGCATGATCGTCAGCACCTATCAGGCCACCAGCGGCGCCGGGCAAAAGGGCATGGACGAGCTGCTCACCGAGACGCACAAGGTGCTGCACGGCCAGGACGCGGGCCACCATGAATTCGTTCACCCCATTCCCTTCAACGTGATTCCGCACATCGACGTGTTTCAGGACAACGGCTACACCAAGGAAGAGATGAAGGTGGTCTGGGAGACGCGCAAAATCATGGGCGACGAGAGCTTGCAGATCAGTTGCACGGCAGTCCGTATTCCCACCCTGCGAACCCACAGCGAGGCCATCACGCTGGAGCTGGAGCGGCCTGCTACGCCCGAGGCCATCCGTGAGCTGCTGGCGACGGCGGCGGGTGTGGAGGTGCGCGACGACCCTAGCGCGAAGCTCTACCCCATGCCCCTGACCGCCAGCGGCAAGTACGACGTGGAAGTGGGGCGCATACGCCAGAGCCTCGTGTTCGACGGCGGCATCGAACTGTTCGTGGCGGGCGACCAACTGCTCAAGGGCGCCGCTCTGAACGCCGTGCAGATTGCCGAAGACCTTCAGCGGCGCGGGGGGCTGAAAGTTCAGCGGGGCTAA
- the rpmI gene encoding 50S ribosomal protein L35, with the protein MPKMKTHKMAKRRIKITGTGKVMAFKSGKRHQNTGKSGDEIRGKGKGFVLAKAEWARMKLMLPRGK; encoded by the coding sequence ATGCCCAAGATGAAGACTCACAAGATGGCCAAGCGCCGGATCAAGATCACCGGCACCGGCAAGGTCATGGCGTTCAAGAGTGGCAAGCGCCACCAGAACACCGGCAAGAGCGGCGACGAAATTCGCGGCAAGGGCAAGGGCTTCGTGCTCGCCAAAGCCGAATGGGCCCGGATGAAACTCATGCTCCCGAGGGGGAAATAA
- the rimM gene encoding ribosome maturation factor RimM (Essential for efficient processing of 16S rRNA) yields the protein MTRPEASGPPDATRLGHLLGPHGVQGGIKLYVLGDPAQVLALKRVYVESRGWLSLRRAEGMPPNLVLYLAGVSSREGAEELRGLQVYATDAELPDLEEGTFYYHDLRGLEVYGAGGERLGTVSDVMDAGHQDLLVVDYGGGTSFVPLQAPYVEVPLAGGKPGAVHLTADAPAGLIGPEPGEEDGAAES from the coding sequence ATGACGCGCCCCGAAGCGAGCGGCCCGCCCGACGCCACGAGACTGGGGCACCTGCTGGGGCCGCACGGCGTGCAGGGCGGCATCAAGCTCTACGTGCTGGGCGACCCGGCGCAGGTGCTGGCGCTGAAACGAGTTTATGTGGAGTCGCGCGGCTGGCTGAGTCTTCGCCGCGCCGAGGGGATGCCCCCGAACCTCGTGTTGTACCTCGCGGGCGTGTCCTCACGCGAGGGAGCCGAAGAATTGCGCGGCCTTCAGGTCTACGCTACCGACGCCGAGCTGCCCGACCTGGAAGAAGGCACGTTCTACTACCACGACCTGCGCGGCCTGGAAGTGTACGGCGCGGGCGGCGAACGCCTCGGCACTGTCAGCGACGTGATGGACGCCGGGCACCAGGACCTGCTGGTGGTGGACTACGGCGGGGGCACGTCGTTCGTGCCGCTGCAAGCGCCTTACGTGGAGGTGCCGCTGGCTGGCGGCAAACCGGGCGCGGTTCACCTGACCGCCGACGCTCCCGCCGGGCTGATCGGGCCGGAGCCCGGCGAAGAAGACGGCGCGGCGGAGTCCTGA
- a CDS encoding KH domain-containing protein has translation MKTDPADLTLFLAQSVVDQPALVRVSRRGPTVLVRVAPGEEGRFIGRQGRVIQAIRTLVRAAGDPRERVNVDLDAPRKA, from the coding sequence ATGAAAACTGACCCCGCAGACCTCACCCTTTTTCTGGCGCAGAGCGTGGTGGATCAGCCCGCGCTGGTGCGCGTGAGTCGGCGTGGCCCGACCGTGCTCGTGCGGGTGGCCCCCGGCGAGGAAGGCCGCTTTATTGGCAGACAGGGCCGGGTGATTCAGGCGATTCGCACCCTGGTTCGGGCCGCCGGCGACCCCCGCGAGCGCGTGAACGTGGACCTCGACGCGCCGCGCAAGGCATGA
- a CDS encoding DUF3248 domain-containing protein, whose translation MALMAFAELPPELSRQLEALGGQLVWRIGKDELSDNVVVRLGYASATPRFAHLPRLRSAGDAEVQEAAQTGRLVIEWVD comes from the coding sequence ATGGCGCTCATGGCTTTTGCAGAGCTGCCCCCCGAACTCTCGCGGCAACTGGAAGCGCTCGGCGGGCAACTGGTGTGGCGCATCGGCAAGGACGAACTCAGCGACAACGTGGTGGTTCGCCTGGGCTACGCCTCGGCCACGCCACGCTTTGCCCACCTGCCCCGGCTCCGGAGCGCGGGTGACGCCGAGGTGCAGGAAGCGGCACAAACCGGGCGGCTCGTCATCGAGTGGGTGGACTGA